The window aacacaatgactgataccaccAACTAAAATTGCACTACGTCACGCCTATAATTATCTAGCGCGCGCCCTTATAATCTAGCGTGCGCATAGCAAAGTACAGTAgagcctcgctaatccgaacctCGTTAATCCGAaccctcgctaatccgaatgtCCCTAACTGCTTGACCTCGAGTTTCCAGAGAGCATTTAGAATTCCGAGGCCTTGTGCAAACGTCCTTTGATATCCGGGAAATAACAAACATCTGATCATATCCGGGTACACGTTCTCATGTCGTCAGACAAAGATataacaaagaagacaaaacggGCTCACAAGACTCtaacaatagagcagaagGTAGCAATACTGGATGAACTGGGAAGTGCCTCCTattctgtgctgtgtgaacgATATGGAATCGGTCGAAGCACCATTAGCGATATCAAGAGGAAAGAGTCTGAACTGAGGCAATACGAAAGGAAGCTAACCGAAATGGGAACGAGTCGACTTGCCAAAACAATGAAGCTTTCTACTTACGAGGAGCTGGAGAGGGCTGTTTTCATGTGGTTTCGGCAGACGCGCGAGAAAGGCATTCCTGTATCAGGCCCACTACTACAAGCAAAGGCCTTGCAGCTTCACGAGAAATTAAAGGAGTCTTCTCAAGAAGAGGATTTCGGCAACTTTGTTGCCTCGTCTGGTTGGCTTTGGAGATTTTGTAAGCGTCATTGCATTAGACAGCTGGCCTTACAAGGAGAAAAGCTGTCTGCCGATAAACCAGCTGCTGATCAGTTTGTGTTACGTTTCCAAGCTTTTGTCAAGGATAGTGATTACAGCACTGAACAAATATTCAACTGTGACGAGTCAGGTTTGTACCATAAGCTGCTGCCTCAGAAAACGCTTGCTGGTCACTTTGAGAGGTCTGCTGATGGGCGCAAGACTCAAAAGGACCGTGTTACCATCAGTGCCTGCTCAAACGCGTCTGGTAGCATAAAACTACCCTTGGTCTTGATAGGTAAATCCAAGAATCCTCGTTGTTTCAAAAACGTCAATCGTGATCACTTGCCAGTGAGTTACTACAACCAGTCTAATGCTTGGGTGAACACAGGAATATTTTCTGACTGGTTCCATCATAAGTTTGTTCCTGTAGTGCAGGAAACGTTAAGGGAAAAGGGTTTGGATGATAAAGCTGTCCTTCTGCTTGACAACTGTTCTGCTCATCCGAATGAAGAAGACCTGATATCAGCAGATGGCAAAGTGATCGCAAAGTTCCTTCCACCGAATGTCACTTCGTTAATTCAACCCA of the Corticium candelabrum chromosome 7, ooCorCand1.1, whole genome shotgun sequence genome contains:
- the LOC134181734 gene encoding jerky protein homolog-like; the protein is MSSDKDITKKTKRAHKTLTIEQKVAILDELGSASYSVLCERYGIGRSTISDIKRKESELRQYERKLTEMGTSRLAKTMKLSTYEELERAVFMWFRQTREKGIPVSGPLLQAKALQLHEKLKESSQEEDFGNFVASSGWLWRFCKRHCIRQLALQGEKLSADKPAADQFVLRFQAFVKDSDYSTEQIFNCDESGLYHKLLPQKTLAGHFERSADGRKTQKDRVTISACSNASGSIKLPLVLIGKSKNPRCFKNVNRDHLPVSYYNQSNAWVNTGIFSDWFHHKFVPVVQETLREKGLDDKAVLLLDNCSAHPNEEDLISADGKVIAKFLPPNVTSLIQPMDQGVLVSIKRRYRKKMLQDLILQNDRGVSIIDFVCGINMMEISDKVSASWDEITPRTIRLSWRKILPIYPDEGSQEPAGITESGESFEEPSSNLTPLFSALGYEMTSTEIEEWLMVDNLDPGYTHLDDDEIVTEVLAHGRDEETAADEDEMQSSDHDSSTNQSGISHDSAFQMLSDCLTWFREQTEATQYSLSVLRSLRDLAAKKRLSTLEQARVTDYFEK